A genomic segment from Dehalococcoidia bacterium encodes:
- a CDS encoding cysteine hydrolase has product MSSLPIEPARTALLVMDCDNDVVHPKGGSAFWQQVQERDILAHIRHTLDGARSKGVTVIYVVASFRADYADIGAYPELLQRVKGRGALKEGTWGTQVHEAIAPLPQDFIVHKKRVSAFYGTDLEVVLRTRRIDTLALTGVSTNFVVESTARYGSDAGYRVIVLEDCCSAASPDMHSFAARKVLPMLCTVASSQDFLAGLGTSK; this is encoded by the coding sequence ATGAGCAGCCTGCCTATCGAGCCTGCGCGCACCGCCCTGCTGGTCATGGACTGCGACAACGACGTTGTCCACCCGAAGGGCGGCTCCGCCTTCTGGCAGCAGGTCCAGGAGCGGGACATCCTCGCCCACATTCGCCATACCCTCGACGGGGCGCGCAGCAAGGGGGTCACGGTCATCTACGTCGTGGCGTCCTTTCGCGCCGACTACGCGGACATTGGCGCCTATCCTGAGCTGCTGCAACGGGTCAAGGGCCGGGGCGCTCTCAAGGAGGGCACGTGGGGCACGCAGGTCCATGAGGCCATCGCCCCGCTGCCACAGGACTTCATCGTGCACAAAAAGCGCGTCAGCGCGTTCTACGGGACGGACCTGGAGGTCGTGTTGCGCACGCGACGGATTGACACCCTGGCTCTGACGGGCGTGTCCACCAACTTTGTGGTGGAGAGCACCGCCCGCTACGGCAGCGACGCGGGCTACCGCGTGATCGTACTGGAGGACTGCTGCTCCGCGGCCAGCCCCGATATGCACAGCTTCGCGGCGCGGAAAGTCTTACCCATGCTCTGCACCGTGGCGTCGTCTCAGGACT
- a CDS encoding NAD-dependent epimerase/dehydratase family protein produces MKALVIGGTGPSGPYVVQGLVSRGYKVTILHRGAHEIPLPDEVDHIHGDAHFQAPGDIVEALKGQTFDVAIATYGRLRRIAEAMKGRTQRFIAIGGTPAYKGWRKPALVPEGLPTPVREDTTTLHDNPDLDLYGYLIVMTERTIMENHRAGHYQATIFRYPQIYGPWQPGPRDWSIVRRILDGRKRFILPDGGLTIETWCYGENAAHAVLLAVDQPDRSVGQIYHVGDERPVSLRRRVHIISRIMGHEWELVEIPRALAPPSFPYLTHGSHHRILDLTKIKTELGYRDVVPAEEGVEKTVRWLLENRPAPRGQEEMQLKDPFDYEAEDRFIEAFQECIRRMALVPWTPWDPGLSRYAVQPDVPRASP; encoded by the coding sequence ATGAAAGCTCTGGTAATAGGGGGCACCGGCCCTTCAGGCCCGTATGTGGTGCAAGGTCTGGTAAGCCGCGGATATAAGGTCACCATTTTGCACCGGGGCGCTCATGAGATCCCTTTGCCCGACGAGGTGGACCACATTCACGGAGACGCCCATTTCCAGGCACCGGGCGATATTGTGGAAGCCCTGAAGGGACAGACGTTCGACGTGGCCATCGCAACGTATGGGCGTCTGCGGCGCATCGCCGAGGCCATGAAGGGCCGGACCCAGCGGTTCATAGCCATTGGGGGAACACCAGCATATAAGGGGTGGCGCAAACCCGCCCTAGTGCCCGAGGGTCTACCCACACCTGTGCGAGAGGACACGACCACCCTTCACGACAACCCTGATCTGGACCTCTACGGCTACCTGATTGTCATGACCGAGCGCACCATCATGGAGAACCATCGGGCTGGCCACTATCAAGCGACCATCTTTCGCTATCCCCAGATATATGGCCCCTGGCAGCCTGGGCCCCGTGATTGGAGTATCGTCCGCCGCATTCTGGACGGCCGGAAGCGGTTTATCCTTCCGGATGGCGGCCTCACTATAGAGACATGGTGCTATGGGGAAAACGCAGCTCACGCTGTGTTGCTGGCGGTGGACCAGCCGGACCGGTCGGTGGGACAAATCTATCACGTTGGCGATGAGAGGCCCGTGTCATTGAGGCGCAGAGTCCACATCATCTCCCGCATCATGGGGCACGAGTGGGAGTTGGTGGAAATACCCAGGGCCTTGGCTCCCCCCAGTTTTCCCTATCTGACCCACGGCTCTCATCACCGGATACTGGACCTCACCAAGATCAAGACCGAGCTTGGCTACCGGGACGTTGTCCCCGCGGAAGAAGGTGTTGAGAAGACAGTACGGTGGCTCCTGGAGAACCGCCCAGCGCCTCGCGGACAGGAAGAGATGCAACTGAAAGACCCATTCGATTACGAGGCTGAGGACCGGTTCATCGAGGCCTTCCAGGAGTGCATCCGAAGGATGGCCCTGGTCCCGTGGACCCCCTGGGATCCCGGACTCTCGAGGTACGCCGTTCAGCCTGACGTCCCTCGAGCTTCGCCTTAG